From Alteromonas sp. BL110:
CGCTCCAATCTACTTGCTCGGCCATTTCAGACGTTAGCTGAAGCGGCGGTTGACTGACTGAAAAGGCACTGTCATTACCGTATTCAAAGACAGAGCGATCGTTGTTGTACTCCCGATCTGAATAACGATACCCAAATTCAAAACCAGAGATGATTGGTACGTCTACGTAATACTGGAAGTCGACACGGTATGCATCTAGCTCATCTTTGTTTTCAAATGGATAGATACCGTACTTGCTCACCATGACGCGGTCTAAATCAGTAAAGGCATCAGTTTGATTAAAACCAATATCGGGCAGATTTAAGCCGTTTAGCAAATATGATATTTGAACGTTTTCATCAAACACTGGGTTGGCAACTGTCGCATCTTCGCCTACAAGCGACCATAACAAGCCGTTTCTAAAGTCACTTTCAGCACTTGAACGAGATAGGTCAAACTGAACCGCTAAATCCGGCGATATTTCCCAGCTAGCATTAACACCTAAATTTGTAACACTATCGAAATCTTGATTGTCGTCGTTTACCAGTTCAACTCGGGTGAAGCTATTTTCTGTGCGAGAAAAAGTACCGCCAACGACGCTGTTGTTAACTACAACCGGGTTAGTAATACCCGCATTAATACCGCCTAACTTAACGCGAAAGCCCCGAGCAAATGCTTCAGAATCAAATTTTGAAATGAAGGCATCAGCTTTTAAAGTAAACGTATCGATAGGCGCCCATTCAAACGCCGCAACGTAGCCATCGCGCGTTTCTTCACCGCCCTTGTGCTGCATCTCAAAACCTTCTGAAATGAGCTCACAGTTTGAACAATCTGCCGGACCGTCGGTATCCCCTTCTAGACCATCAACATCTACCTGACCGTTATAAGCTAAACCGATGAACTGCGTAGAAACACTTGGTTGGAATAGACGGGCATAGCCCAAAGACACACCTAGGGTATCGTCTAGAAACTTGCCTTGATAAGAAAAGCTTAGTCTATGACCGTATTCTGTAGCATCGCTTATTTCGGATGCTCTATCGTTATACATACCACGCATGTTGGCGCTGAACTTATGCTGCTCTTCTATGGCCAGTGGTGATGCTGTTTTTAGTTCTACCGTACCTGCAATACCGCCTTCAATAAGCGATGCTTTGGGAGATTTATAAACCGCTGCCTCGCTTATCAGTTCAGACGGATATTGGTCAAACTCTATAGCGCGACTTCCACTGGTGGATACCTGCTCTCTACCGTTTAACGTAGAAAAAACAAAGTCGCCTGATAAACCGCGAATATTTATTTGTGCTGCTTGTCCGCCGGTACGAACTGCCGAGATACCTGGCAAACGTGTCAGTGCATCAGCCATAGATACATCTGGGAGCCCGCCAAGGTCATCTGCAGATATTTGCTCAGAAACCGTGTCAGAGAAACGTTTTTGGTTGAGTGATTGGATTAAGCTGGTACTAAAACCACGTACTTCGATACGCTCTAAGGTATCTTCTTGCGGTCGTTCAACTTCATCTGCGGGTGTGTCTGGTGACTCTTGGGCATAGAGCGGAAACGCACTAAATGCGACCCCACTACTGATCAAGGCCGCCATGATGGTGCTGGGTTTGAATGTTTTCATTGGTGTCCCATCCTTGTTTATTATCGACATTTTTAGGAATACCACACCCAAAAATGCCTCTTATGGAATACCAAATACTACTGGTTTGTATAAAAAGGGAGCAATGCTATGCATACGTATTCATTTACATATGCGCAACATATATTTAATTTTCATTATTTTTTAGCCATTTAGTTAACACTTTTTTATCAGAAATAA
This genomic window contains:
- a CDS encoding TonB-dependent receptor, which produces MKTFKPSTIMAALISSGVAFSAFPLYAQESPDTPADEVERPQEDTLERIEVRGFSTSLIQSLNQKRFSDTVSEQISADDLGGLPDVSMADALTRLPGISAVRTGGQAAQINIRGLSGDFVFSTLNGREQVSTSGSRAIEFDQYPSELISEAAVYKSPKASLIEGGIAGTVELKTASPLAIEEQHKFSANMRGMYNDRASEISDATEYGHRLSFSYQGKFLDDTLGVSLGYARLFQPSVSTQFIGLAYNGQVDVDGLEGDTDGPADCSNCELISEGFEMQHKGGEETRDGYVAAFEWAPIDTFTLKADAFISKFDSEAFARGFRVKLGGINAGITNPVVVNNSVVGGTFSRTENSFTRVELVNDDNQDFDSVTNLGVNASWEISPDLAVQFDLSRSSAESDFRNGLLWSLVGEDATVANPVFDENVQISYLLNGLNLPDIGFNQTDAFTDLDRVMVSKYGIYPFENKDELDAYRVDFQYYVDVPIISGFEFGYRYSDREYNNDRSVFEYGNDSAFSVSQPPLQLTSEMAEQVDWSGDFGYFPSYLSVDLNSALNAWFPEGRPQPVQTWGPGAAGVINGPGTGPATAWTLQESGDVFETVNSAYLMANINTEIGSIPVTGNIGVRYVKSKQSSTTLQRATQLIQDLETGTSVEVSDPTAGAQNITDDVGLINNFYRPALISHEYSDVLPSINLNFKLNDDTQLRVAAAKVMGRAPINRFAANASTTIETVTAFQDRDSGEITLSNPTARVSGNARNSPYLEPFYATQYDVSWEYYFSDTEGALVVAGFYKDIESFVEDIEIEPYDFEANGVVIPDNVSVPVYLTPEFAGQEAELARDENGDPIFVTVPTENGSYSTAVNNAEGGYIRGLEVAYTQIYSMLPGLWSGLGVSASYSYTESEIQRTLGDGVYAANLPGLSENVATITVFWEYEGFETRLSSRYRDAFVSQQVAVNDQVVNFDDELVIDYQASYEINDNWSVLFQVNNLTDEPTKSYFASQEQTGTIQYFGTQYYLGMTYQL